Part of the Lolium rigidum isolate FL_2022 chromosome 6, APGP_CSIRO_Lrig_0.1, whole genome shotgun sequence genome, CGCCTCCTTGCGACGGAGTGGATGAATCGGATGCGCATCCAGTTGCCAGTTTGCCAGATTGCGCCGTGCTGGAAGGCAACGGCGACGCCCAGTCAGTGTGCGCGCACGTCCGATCCGACGTTGCGTGGGCGTGGAGCAGTGGGGGACGGCCGGGGAGGGGCCGACAGCGCGCCGGCACTGCTCAGCGCCGACCATCTCCATGCTCGCTGCGGAATGGAAGCCATCGATATTCCAAGGCATAGCCCAATTGTCGGCATGTTGCTGCCTGGTCTGGTCCCATTCGGGCACCACAAGAGCGCTGGCATTACACTGGAGATACTAAGAAAGTTCTATACGATTAAACCCTAACCATTCGAGAGATACGAGCCAGCGAGAAACGGAAGAGAAGATACTGGAGGTACTACTCCATAACAGTGATCGCACATCCTGGAACTACCACTGGCACTAGGAGACATTGGTCGAGTGCATTGGCAATTTGCGCTGCCTGAAACAACTACTCGCAGCAGTAGGACGAGAAGACGGCGGTGTGAATGCATAAGAGGCAATTTGCGCCGCCTGAAGCTACTGTTAGCGTAGGTGACAGCGGTTCAGTGCACTGCCGCAGTGTGTACACAACTTGAACTTGCTACTGGGGCAGTGGCGCAAGCAGCCGAACGCACCAAAGGCTCGGTGGAAGTGGTCACATTGAACGCTAGTAGATTTCTGTTCTCAACTCGGGCCCTTTCTTGATTTCCTCTCGGCCTTGCGAAAAAAATTCCAGGATATTGTTCCGCTCTTAGGAAAATGGTCTCTCTCGCGACGAGCGTCGCCATCCCCCTCCTCTCCATACCCCCTCCCATCCCTGTCGTCGCCGGCAATTGCCACCGGGCAATAGTAGGCCCCTGCCTTTCCCCTCTCGTAGCGTGGTGCGCGTGGACCTATCTATCGACGGGGTCATTTCGAAAAAATAATCTATTGACGGGGTGCACCTCAGGATTCTACGGTTAGATCGCGGCCTAGGGCAACGAATTAGCGGTGCAGTCGACACGGTAGAGCGTCAGCGATGCGGTGGAGCGGTGGTGACGTGGGCATATCCTATTGGGTACCCACTGTTACCATATCGGGTGTGCTCCAACCGGAGGCCCATGTAAGGATTGTGAAGCCCAAGAAGGCTTGGCGGTTACTAAGGAGCCAAAACCTAGAACCTAGCGTGCGGAGCAAGATGAAACCTAAGACATGAAGCCCTACCTTGTATTTTACTCGGTCACGTAGTACCTAAGACACatcttcctatatatatataaagGCTGGGAGGGGCCTCTGGGAAATCTAATATGAAACCCTAGTCACGCTATGCCAAAATCTGACCTACATTACCATAGCTATCAAGGCATCCctataactcatctatcaatcaagaacagacaagcaactagggttttcgcTTTGGGGACCTGAAGCTAAGTAAATCGTGTTCTATATGTCGTTTGTACGCCGACGAAACCACCATCACGCTCTCTCCCCAAAAGCCAAGCCCATCATCTATAGGCATTGCCGCGGTACCCCCAGGTCAGGTGGCGCGGCGCAGGAGTGTGGGTGGGTGCCCCGCGCCCTCCCCAGATCTGAGCTATAAGAGCCCCATCTGGGTTGCGGCTGGCAGTCCTGTCCGCGACGGCGACAGCGCTTCCTGGGATGACGGTGAAGTTGAGCTCGAGGTTGGGAAGGTGGAGATGGCAGTCGGCCTATTGCGACATGGCAGCAGGCTTTACGGGCCTATCTAGGCCTAGCTAGCCGGGGGACTCGTGTGCCTCCGTGGGAGCTTTACGGGCATGTTGGGCCCGGCTGGACAAAAGTGGAAATGTTGTGCCCTGCTGCCGCATTTGGTCGACTACCCCCTCAAGGATGGAGGTTGTACGGCGTCCATGGTTCTGTTGACCTTGATTCAAGCTACCTCTTGCCTCATCATGCAAACCTCGTGATGGTAGCTTCGTTGACACGATGATGCTGGCTTCGTGACCGTGGTGATGCATGCTGGTGGGTGACGAGTTCGGTGGTGTCGAGGGTTCAGCCTTGCGGGGCTCCTGTGTGTTGGATTGTCCGAGGGTTGTGGATGTAGTTTTCGGGAGAAATCCCCATCGAGTCGATTGACACCAACACGGTGCCGCCTTCGTGTGGCACCTTTCCTCCCTGAAGGGTGTCGTGGCAACCCCATGTCCACTCCCCTCTGTGTGTCTGGGAAATCCTAGGATCAATTGATCTGGCGAGCAACATCTCGATTTCCTTTGTCAAGGTGTTACTTGGTACATATGCGTAGATTCTGGGAGCGTTGTGGAACTTCTTCAGAGGGCGCAACAGTTGTGTATCACCATTTCTTAGTTGATCCATCTTAGTCTCcttttgtttcttcttttcttctgaGTACATTTTGATGATGCCCTGGCACCTTTTTTGTTTCGAAACTACCGTTGGTTGTATGATGTGGTTACtacattaatatagcggggcgaaagcctgtttCGAGAGAGAGGATATTGTTTGGTGGTAGTTGGAGCATCCCAGTTCGCACCCATCGCTCCTATCCTTGTCTTAAATTTGGGATGGATTGGGGGACCGGCGGACAACGTGCAGTTCCATTAAAATAAGACCCGCCACCATCTTGTTCTTTCCGATCCATTTCTTCCACTGCCAGCGTGGAAATCCTAGCTTCCGTCGCCCACCACACGCAAACCTTAACCTCAACTGTAGGTCGCCTTGACCACTACCAGTAGGCCACCAAGCCGAATTGGTTCGTGCTTGCTTCACAGACAGACTCCCAAGGCTTCAACTACGTGGATGCTACTCTCGTGTGGCCTCCACGTCGCTTAACTCGACCAACATTAAGATTTTACATAAAAAGGAGCGGGTTAGGATGTCTCCGACTATATGCCCATTAGCGTCATCCACTACATTGCAAAAAATCATTTCCAATATGATGGCCCTCCCTCTCGCGCCGCTCATGAACAACCTTGTTTTAAATGATCAAAGTGTGTTCATAAAGAACAAAATTATCCATGACGGTTTCATGTATGTTCACAACCTTACAATAAGactccacaaaagcaaaatacaAACGCTCCTCTGCAAGCTAGCTTGACATTCTCAAGGCTTTCGGCTCTGCTATAGGGGAGTTCGTTGTTGAGCTCCTCAAGAGGCATGGATTACCACAAAAGTTTCGAGATTGGGTAACCGCATTGTTTTGCACCTCCTCTTTCGAGGGTCATTCTCAACGGGGTCGCCGGCTTGCCTATCAAGCTTGGGATGTGTCTTAGGCAAGGAGACCCCCTTTCCCAGCCCCTCTCCGACTTCGCCATTGACCCCCTTCAACGCATCCTTGAGTTGGCCACTCAACATATATGGTTTTTTCTTGTGGCGCCCAACAAAGAGGATATCTGCAACCTTGCTTTCGTTCTTGCAACCTTCGGAGCGGTCACCGGCATTGACacacaaaattccaaaaaaatatgGTGGTGCCTATTAGGTGTCAAGACATTGACCTTGATGATGCTCTTAGTGGTTTGTCGGTGATCTGTACCTGCTTCGCTATGAAGCATCTTGGATTACCTCTTTCGGTTTGGCAACTTAATAGGGTGGATTATCAACCTTTTGAAGATAAGATGGCCGGGAAGTTTTCACTTAATTGGGAGGGGAAGAACATTAATGCAGCCGGATGCGGGGCCCTTGTCAAGTCTGTCCTCACCTCTCGAGCGACTTCGTcgtgcctagctctgcgtgccggcgttaatgagcgccaccgctcccccgcctccctccagcctataaaaagggccgcctctcatcgtccctctcccacacaaaccctagcgcctctctccccaaccctagccgccacaatctCAAGAGTcgccgccatggctggtagaggaggaggccgagctcgcggccgtagtcgtggtcgtggccgcggcagagctacacgctcgccgtcgcctgcgacgccgtcgtcgtcctcatcgtcgggcatgcaggacgaggagggggttgtgctgttcgagttcagcgtcgtcctcaagggtgacccgcacggcatccagaggctgccggaatcCTTCgtcgactacgtcgccggcgacgagcgcccGCGCTCGCTGCATTTGCGGGAGgatggctgcggctgctgccggtggatcgtcgacgtgatctacgacgcgcacggcaagatgtacctccacatcggttgGGAGAAGTTCGTGcactaccaccgcctcgaagccggcttcgtcctcctgttctcctactttggcgacagggacatgagcgtcaaggtgttcgacgagacgcgttgccgccggaactaccacggcgacataaccgacgaggacggcgaccgaagagtgttgtttcttcggagCGAATATATGCACAAAGGTTTCTGGtcgttcttcctcggaagaatcAACAGGGGCATCCTCACCAGctgaattttccagtttgggtgactgggtgtgccctcgagtgttctttcttagcagcgaacacacgaaactccgactgcacataaccgaaccgaaactgaaaaccgaaccgaaaaaaaCCTAACCGAACTGGATTTTCAGTTTTTAtggttttatggttaggtttcagTTAGCAAAAGTGCTAACCATATACACTTCAGTTAATTCAGTTAAAAACTGAAAAAACCGTGGTTAACCGAACAAAACCGAATAGCACATCCCAACAAGGAATTTTGCTTTCCAGGCCCATCACAAATTCATGTTAAcgttatatatcatttagaagtgCATGTTGTGCTAACAAAGGTAGTCTAGTGCGGTGGTTTGGATGTGTAAGTATACATATATATGTGGACAAGTTCTCAGTTTAAGTCCTAAATAactttgtaatttttattttggtcgcaTTTCTATTATTTATCATTTGTTTCTCCTGTAACACAATCAGTTTGGTCTTTAAAAATACATAAACAAAATATATGTCCATAAAAAGTAGGTGTTATTTaaaaattcgcgtcaactttggttaatttggttattaccgaaaccgaaccgaatttatatggttattaccgaaaccgaaccgtatttttatacgtaaccgtatttaccgaagtaTTAAAATTATATTTACCGAAAAACCGTATTTACCGAACCgaattaaccatattaaccgaacgcgcagccggacacgaaaccttcgatgcccgacctagttaggtttagttcttttgcaatattttatatttgtgtcaaccatggttcaaactatgtattagtttgtgaaaaaaccaatgtttaaaatagccggctacaggATATAGCCGCGGCCTCCCAAAGCAGCTATAACCtggctatagcctggctatagccggctatttaaggacTTTGACACCTTTTAGCCGGCTAATGCAGTTAGCCGCATCATGCGGGAagcccggctatagccggctattttaaactatggaaaaaacatgttccaaattatgtcttcTTGTAAACTACGTACCCAATTATGTATCAGTTTGTgaaatatttcttctctttattgaaataaaaatgcaaaaaaaacaaataataataatattttaATATTTGGGGCGGTGTTTGGGGACGAGAATGGGGAGCGGCATCCCCCAAACACGACACGGATAAAACACGCCCCCTAAACGCTCAACCGGTGCCATTTGGGGatggtttggggacgcgactggagatgctctaaaccccACTGGCTCCGCAGGATCAGACACGAACCATCTGATCACGAGAGTTCCACACAAGATATGGATTGCAGCAGTGTTTGCACAGCCTGTACTTGGAGGCGGAGGCTGTGTGAGTGCATTACTACTGTAGTACGTAGCAATTTGCGCAGCCTGAAACAACTACTCGCAGCAGCAGTAGGACCTAGGACTGGATCGAAGACAGCGGTGAAGTGCATAAGCAGTTTGCACAGCCTGAAACTACAGTTAGCTAGCGTAGGTGACAGCGGTCGAACGCACTGCTGGAATGTAAGCACAGCCTGAAGCTGCTAGTGGCGCAAGCGGGTGATAGTCGGTGAACGCACCAACGCTCGGTGGAAACGGTCACATTGAACGCAGGTATAGATTTCTGTTATGAACACTGGGGTCTTATCTTGATCTCCTCTCATTCTTCCGGAGAAATTTCTTCAGGATATTGTTGGGTTCATACTGCATGGTCGTCACTCTGATATTGTTACTCCAGCCGTAGGAGTCAAGCACCTACTGCCTATCGGGTCGACGGTGGGTTCGGTGGAGCAAACCTCTGCTTACTCTCACATATCGTCACTCTGATGCTCAAACGAAAAAAAAACCATCACGGCATCACTCTGCTGCAGACTCTCAAGACGCAATGTCAACGCATCGGCCATATCGCCTAACCCAAAAGCCCCTTTTGGGCGTGCGCGCGCGTTGACATCCGCTCCAGCCATGCTCATTATACCTCGAGATCGTTGTTCTTCCAGTGTCAACCCAATCACCAACCACTAGTGTAGTAGTGTCGCTGCATTTTGCTTTCGCGGCGGTTGATCCTATCGTCTCTGACCGGCCGGGAAGAAGAAGGAGCCACTACGATACGGCCGTTGCCCGTCCAGTCTTGACCGGTGCGGCGGCACGGCACTGATGATTTAATTTGGCACAGCCGATGAACTGACCCAGAATCAAACAATATCGACCGGTGCCTGCCGTGGATTAATTAGCGAACCATCGCTGACCTGACGCCATTGTACCAACACACACACTCGTGCTTCACATGTAACAGCCGTAAGCGCTATTATTGGGTTCAGCTCGCGCGTCCAATTTTCACACCACGAGAAACACGAGCAGGCTAGCTAGTTTTTCTAGAACTCAAATGGTGAAAAACACGCTGAAACAGAGCGCACCACAGAAAATAGAACTCGAAGATTCATTGGCGACGAGGAGCGAGATGCTTTGACGGCGGCATGTGTCCGGCGGTGGGTGATTGGCAGCATGAGCCGCGCGTTCCCACCCACACAAATCGCAGCTTCCAATTGCCGCGCGTGGCGAGAACGCAAGATCCACGCTTTTCTTTCTGGCTCGCCAAGTTGAGCTTTGACACACACCAAACACCTTCACCCTAATCTAATACCTCACCCAATTAGCTCCAAGTCGTCTTCTCCTTCCCATTCCCATCCTCCATGGATGTTGTATATATAAGCGCGCGCAACCACAGGCCACACAGAACCAACTCAGACCAAACAAAAGGAACAAGAATATCACCGATTCAAACCACCACCGTATCCATCCCAGAGCAGCAACACAAGCAAAGAGGGAGGAGAATGGCGATCGCCGTTAGTGGGCAATGGACGCGGCTGCGCACGCTCGGCTGCGGTTCGTCGGGAGCCGTGGTGTCGCTGGCGGCCGACGGCGCGTCGGGAGAGCTGTTCGCGGTCAAGTCCGCCGCCACGGCAGACGCGGTGCCGCTGAGCCGCGAGCACGGGATAATGACCGGGCTCTGCTCGCCTGACGTCGTGCGCTGCATCGGCGGCGGCCACCGCGACGGCTCGTACCACCTCTTCCTCGAGTTCGCCCCCGGCGGCTCGCTCGCCGACGAGGTCGCCAGGAACGGGGGCAGCCTCGAAGAGAGCGCCATCCGCACCTACGCGGCCGACGTCCTGCGCGGGCTGGCGTATGTCCACGGGATGTCGCTCGTGCACGGGGACATCAAGTCAAGGAATATAGTGATCGGCGCCGACGGGCGCGCAAAGATCGCGGATTTCGGATGCGCGAGGACGGCGGGTTCTGATCGGCCGATCGGGGGCACGCCAGCGTTCATGGCGCCGGAGGTGGCCCGGGGGGAGGAGCAGGGCCCAGCTGCTGACGTGTGGGCTCTCGGCTGCACGGTCCTCGAGATGGCCACCGGGCGCGCACCGTGGAGCGACGTCGACaacgtcctcgccgccgtccaCAGGATAGGCTACACGGACGCCGTGCCGGAGGTGCCGGCGTGGCTGTCGCCCGAGGCGAAGAGCTTCCTCGCCGCGTGCTTCGCGAGAAACGCCCGTGACCGGGGCACGGCGGCGGAGCTCTTGGAACATCCGTTCCTGGCATTGCAAGAAGGAGATGCCAAGGCCGGGCGGTGGGTATCGCCCAAGAGCACGCTGGACGCCGCATTCTGGGAATCGGAATCCGACGAGgaagccgacgaggaggaggagatttCGGTGAACGCGTCCGAGAGGATCAAGTCATTGGCGTGCTCCGTCTCGGCCTTGCCGGATTTGGACTCCGACGAAGGCTGGATCGAGGTGCTCGGCGGCGAGCGGTGCGACGAGGCTCGCGATTCGCCGGCAACCAAGGAGCCGGCTGATGTGGCGAGCACAGCGCCAGGCAAAGCGATCAAGTCCGCGGCGGTGCCAGCTGAAGGCGTAGCTGTCGTCGGTGGCCTTTCGAGTGATGAACAAATGGATGCAGAGGACCAGCCGCCTTTCGGTGGAGATATCCTGGCGGATGATCGTTCCACTGATCGTCAGAACAAAGTCTGTTCGAACTCAGACAGAGATATACCATGTAATCGAATCCATGCAATGGAAAAGTTTTGTTTCCCACGTATTTCGGTGTTCCGTTCtgaaagtttctccttcgttcctCCTCTGTTCCGGACCCGTTCTGACAAGTATGTTCTCATTGAATTTCTACTCGTGTTTGGAGAAAAAACACCACGTTCGCTTTTACAGCTCCGTTCAATCGCAAAGAAGATCAAATATTATTTACATAAAAACAGGGCACCGAAAATCAGCTTTATAGCATCTGCTTTTGTGTTTTAATGCACGAGCACACGTTTCCACAAGATATAAAATATGGCCTCAACTATTTTCAAAAACCTAAACGAATTTACATAAGTTTCGACACATGGTTTGACACTTAGGTAGATTTTAATTTCCAAAATTTCAATTAATAGTTATTTGGACAGTTGGGTTTCAATTCGATTTTGACACTACGGAGTCTTCGACACTTAGTTCAACACTAGATGGACACTAATACGACACTACATAGGCCTCGACACCGATACtactgtcgagggtgctcctcggcaatgcccttcgaTAGGGGCTTAGAGTTGATGGAAtcttgcaagctgacacgagacatcggttcacagacaagcggggagagcgatttacccaggttcggggccctcgatgaggtaaaacccttacgtcctgcctgtctgttcttgattatgatgataatgggttacaatgg contains:
- the LOC124663295 gene encoding mitogen-activated protein kinase kinase kinase 18-like; the encoded protein is MAIAVSGQWTRLRTLGCGSSGAVVSLAADGASGELFAVKSAATADAVPLSREHGIMTGLCSPDVVRCIGGGHRDGSYHLFLEFAPGGSLADEVARNGGSLEESAIRTYAADVLRGLAYVHGMSLVHGDIKSRNIVIGADGRAKIADFGCARTAGSDRPIGGTPAFMAPEVARGEEQGPAADVWALGCTVLEMATGRAPWSDVDNVLAAVHRIGYTDAVPEVPAWLSPEAKSFLAACFARNARDRGTAAELLEHPFLALQEGDAKAGRWVSPKSTLDAAFWESESDEEADEEEEISVNASERIKSLACSVSALPDLDSDEGWIEVLGGERCDEARDSPATKEPADVASTAPGKAIKSAAVPAEGVAVVGGLSSDEQMDAEDQPPFGGDILADDRSTDRQNKVCSNSDRDIPCNRIHAMEKFCFPRISVFRSESFSFVPPLFRTRSDKAWIIGSITPHCFFLSGAPPRLHYTCGGHCLYGRPTGGGAAVPSFRDCPPVTYRFHKPCVSTDQDAAQGLYQSSSEIRLNAWIESSRAPAGQHAPSTKTCPSFGSALDTADERAASDWATGDKD